In Mycobacterium tuberculosis H37Rv, a single window of DNA contains:
- the hsaG gene encoding acetaldehyde dehydrogenase (acetaldehyde dehydrogenase [acetylating]): protein MPSKAKVAIVGSGNISTDLLYKLLRSEWLEPRWMVGIDPESDGLARAAKLGLETTHEGVDWLLAQPDKPDLVFEATSAYVHRDAAPKYAEAGIRAIDLTPAAVGPAVIPPANLREHLDAPNVNMITCGGQATIPIVYAVSRIVEVPYAEIVASVASVSAGPGTRANIDEFTKTTARGVQTIGGAARGKAIIILNPADPPMIMRDTIFCAIPTDADREAIAASIHDVVKEVQTYVPGYRLLNEPQFDEPSINSGGQALVTTFVEVEGAGDYLPPYAGNLDIMTAAATKVGEEIAKETLVVGGAR, encoded by the coding sequence ATGCCGTCCAAGGCAAAAGTGGCGATTGTCGGGTCGGGAAATATCAGCACCGATCTGCTGTACAAGCTGCTGCGATCGGAGTGGCTGGAGCCGCGCTGGATGGTGGGCATCGACCCGGAGAGCGATGGCCTGGCGCGCGCGGCCAAGCTGGGTTTGGAGACCACCCACGAGGGGGTGGACTGGCTGCTGGCGCAGCCCGATAAACCCGACCTGGTGTTCGAGGCAACCAGTGCCTACGTGCACCGGGACGCGGCGCCCAAGTACGCCGAGGCCGGGATCCGGGCCATCGACCTGACGCCGGCGGCGGTGGGTCCGGCGGTGATCCCGCCGGCGAACCTGCGCGAGCACCTGGACGCGCCGAACGTCAACATGATCACCTGCGGGGGACAGGCGACCATTCCGATCGTGTACGCGGTGTCTCGGATCGTGGAGGTGCCCTACGCCGAGATCGTGGCGTCGGTGGCTTCCGTTTCAGCGGGACCGGGCACGCGCGCCAACATCGACGAGTTCACCAAGACCACCGCCCGTGGGGTCCAGACCATCGGCGGGGCCGCCCGCGGCAAGGCGATCATCATCTTGAATCCCGCCGACCCGCCGATGATCATGCGCGACACCATCTTTTGCGCCATCCCCACCGACGCCGACCGCGAAGCGATCGCCGCCTCCATCCACGACGTCGTCAAAGAGGTGCAGACCTACGTGCCTGGATACCGGCTGCTCAACGAACCGCAGTTCGACGAGCCGTCGATCAACTCGGGCGGGCAGGCGCTGGTCACCACGTTCGTCGAGGTTGAGGGCGCCGGGGATTACCTGCCGCCCTATGCGGGCAACCTGGACATCATGACCGCGGCGGCCACCAAGGTGGGCGAGGAGATCGCCAAGGAGACGCTGGTTGTAGGAGGAGCGCGATGA
- the PPE61 gene encoding PPE family protein PPE61 (Member of the Mycobacterium tuberculosis PPE protein family), with amino-acid sequence MFMDFAMLPPEVNSTRMYSGPGAGSLWAAAAAWDQVSAELQSAAETYRSVIASLTGWQWLGPSSVRMGAAVTPYVEWLTTTAAQARQTATQITAAATGFEQAFAMTVPPPAIMANRAQVLSLIATNFFGQNTAAIAALETQYAEMWEQDATAMYDYAATSAAARTLTPFTSPQQDTNSAGLPAQSAEVSRATANAGAADGNWLGNLLEEIGILLLPIAPELTPFFLEAGEIVNAIPFPSIVGDEFCLLDGLLAWYATIGSINNINSMGTGIIGAEKNLGILPELGSAAAAAAPPPADIAPAFLAPLTSMAKSLSDGALRGPGEVSAAMRGAGTIGQMSVPPAWKAPAVTTVRAFDATPMTTLPGGDAPAAGVPGLPGMPASGAGRAGVVPRYGVRLTVMTRPLSGG; translated from the coding sequence ATGTTCATGGATTTCGCGATGCTTCCGCCGGAAGTCAACTCGACACGGATGTATAGCGGGCCGGGAGCGGGCTCGTTGTGGGCCGCCGCCGCCGCCTGGGATCAGGTGTCGGCGGAATTGCAGTCGGCGGCGGAGACCTACCGCTCGGTGATCGCCAGCCTCACCGGCTGGCAATGGCTGGGTCCATCGTCTGTGAGGATGGGTGCGGCGGTCACCCCGTATGTTGAGTGGCTGACCACCACCGCCGCGCAGGCAAGGCAGACGGCCACCCAGATCACCGCGGCCGCGACCGGATTTGAGCAGGCGTTCGCCATGACGGTGCCGCCACCGGCAATCATGGCCAACCGTGCACAGGTGCTATCGCTGATAGCGACCAACTTTTTCGGCCAGAACACCGCGGCGATTGCGGCCCTGGAGACCCAGTACGCCGAGATGTGGGAACAGGACGCCACCGCCATGTACGACTACGCGGCCACCTCGGCGGCAGCGCGGACTTTGACACCATTTACCTCCCCGCAGCAAGACACCAACTCAGCCGGTCTGCCGGCGCAAAGCGCCGAAGTCAGCCGCGCGACCGCCAACGCCGGCGCCGCCGACGGCAACTGGCTGGGAAACCTCCTGGAAGAAATCGGAATACTGCTGCTGCCGATCGCGCCCGAGCTGACACCCTTTTTCCTGGAGGCGGGCGAAATCGTCAATGCGATACCTTTCCCGAGCATCGTCGGGGACGAGTTCTGTTTGCTCGACGGCCTACTGGCTTGGTACGCAACGATCGGCTCGATCAACAACATCAATTCGATGGGTACCGGCATCATTGGGGCCGAGAAGAATTTGGGGATCTTGCCCGAGCTAGGGAGCGCGGCTGCGGCGGCCGCTCCCCCACCAGCCGACATCGCCCCGGCGTTCCTCGCGCCGCTGACCAGCATGGCCAAGTCACTATCGGACGGAGCACTACGCGGCCCGGGCGAAGTTTCGGCCGCGATGCGCGGCGCGGGTACCATCGGGCAAATGTCGGTGCCGCCCGCCTGGAAGGCGCCCGCGGTCACCACCGTCAGGGCGTTCGATGCCACCCCAATGACCACACTGCCCGGCGGCGACGCCCCCGCCGCTGGAGTGCCTGGACTGCCCGGGATGCCAGCCTCGGGGGCCGGACGGGCTGGCGTGGTGCCCCGATACGGCGTACGGCTGACCGTGATGACACGTCCACTCTCGGGCGGGTGA
- a CDS encoding siderophore-binding protein, producing MPLFSFEGRSPRIDPTAFVAPTATLIGDVTIEAGASVWFNAVLRGDYAPVVVREGANVQDGAVLHAPPGIPVDIGPGATVAHLCVIHGVHVGSEALIANHATVLDGAVIGARCMIAAGALVVAGTQIPAGMLVTGAPAKVKGPIEGTGAEMWVNVNPQAYRDLAARHLAGLEPM from the coding sequence ATGCCGCTGTTTTCTTTCGAGGGCCGATCGCCCCGGATCGATCCCACCGCGTTTGTGGCCCCGACAGCCACCCTGATCGGCGACGTCACCATCGAGGCTGGGGCGTCGGTCTGGTTCAATGCCGTGCTGCGCGGCGACTATGCGCCCGTCGTCGTGCGCGAGGGGGCCAATGTGCAGGACGGGGCGGTATTACACGCACCGCCCGGCATCCCGGTAGACATCGGCCCGGGGGCGACAGTGGCGCACCTGTGTGTGATCCACGGCGTCCACGTCGGGTCTGAGGCTCTGATCGCCAACCACGCGACGGTCCTCGACGGAGCGGTAATCGGCGCGCGCTGCATGATCGCCGCGGGAGCGCTGGTGGTGGCCGGCACTCAGATTCCGGCCGGAATGCTGGTAACGGGAGCGCCGGCCAAGGTGAAGGGACCGATTGAAGGAACGGGCGCGGAAATGTGGGTTAACGTCAATCCGCAGGCCTATCGTGACCTGGCTGCACGGCATCTGGCCGGACTGGAACCCATGTAG
- a CDS encoding oxidoreductase, whose translation MTGMLKRKVIVVSGVGPGLGTTLAHRCARDGADLVLAARSAERLDDVAKQIIDTGRRAVAVRTDITDDDDVSNLVQATLAAYGKADVLINNAFRVPSMKPLAGTTFEHIRDAIELSALGTLRLIQAFTPALAQSHGAIVNVNSMVIRHSQPKYGTYKMAKSVLLAMSHSLATELGEQGIRVNSVAPGYIWGDTLKSYFDHQAGKYGTTVDQIYQATAANSDLKRLPTEDEVASAILFLASDLASGITGQTLDVNCGEYHT comes from the coding sequence ATGACCGGGATGCTCAAGCGCAAGGTGATCGTCGTCAGTGGCGTCGGACCGGGGCTGGGCACGACGCTGGCGCACCGATGTGCGCGAGACGGCGCCGATCTGGTGCTGGCTGCGCGCAGCGCGGAGCGTCTCGACGACGTCGCCAAGCAGATCATCGACACCGGGCGACGGGCGGTGGCGGTGCGCACCGACATCACCGACGACGACGACGTAAGCAACCTTGTGCAGGCCACGCTGGCGGCGTACGGCAAGGCCGACGTGCTGATCAACAACGCGTTCCGGGTGCCATCGATGAAACCATTGGCCGGCACCACATTTGAGCACATCCGTGACGCGATAGAGCTCAGCGCGCTGGGGACGCTACGACTCATCCAGGCGTTTACGCCCGCGCTGGCGCAGTCTCACGGCGCGATCGTCAACGTCAACTCCATGGTGATCCGGCACTCGCAGCCGAAATACGGCACCTACAAGATGGCCAAGTCCGTACTGCTAGCTATGTCGCATTCGCTGGCCACGGAACTGGGCGAGCAGGGAATTCGCGTCAATTCCGTTGCACCCGGCTATATCTGGGGTGACACGCTGAAAAGCTATTTCGACCATCAGGCCGGCAAATACGGCACTACCGTGGATCAGATCTATCAGGCGACCGCGGCAAACTCCGATCTCAAACGGCTGCCAACCGAAGACGAGGTGGCCTCAGCGATTCTTTTCCTGGCCAGCGACCTGGCCAGCGGCATCACCGGGCAGACCCTGGACGTCAATTGCGGGGAGTACCACACGTAA
- a CDS encoding membrane protein yields MVKFTPDSQTSVLRAGKCSGTLSPSRSRLQRGSWPVDSERRRYGWPRNRRTLAITGAAVVVVVTLAAIGYLIFEPKISGSSTSRQAASPTTPSPPSQVVVPIDLWNPDGVTVDLADAVYVADSGHKRLLKLPAGSNTPTTLPFTDTIGPGGVAVNSNRDVYVIDEDSHHVLKLAAGIEPPVELPFGSLGDAHGLAVDRSDSVYVVDYDNAKVLKLPPGADTPTELPFVGLDHPYDVAVDGAGTVYVTDSGHNRVVALTAGSATPVHLPFADLSFPAGVTVDRDDSVYVADLNNNRVLKLAAGSNAQSQLPFTGLFSPTDVAVDNDGAVYVIDFYNRMLKLPTA; encoded by the coding sequence TCTCCGTCGCGGTCGCGATTGCAAAGGGGGAGCTGGCCGGTGGATTCCGAACGCCGACGCTACGGGTGGCCGCGGAATCGACGCACCTTAGCCATTACTGGAGCTGCAGTCGTTGTCGTGGTGACCCTCGCAGCCATTGGTTACCTGATCTTTGAGCCAAAAATTTCTGGGTCGTCCACGTCCAGGCAGGCCGCATCGCCAACCACTCCTTCCCCGCCCAGCCAGGTCGTGGTGCCGATCGACCTTTGGAATCCCGACGGGGTGACGGTGGACCTGGCGGACGCCGTTTACGTGGCCGACTCCGGTCACAAGCGACTGCTGAAACTGCCGGCCGGCTCCAACACCCCGACCACGTTGCCATTCACCGACACCATCGGTCCAGGCGGCGTGGCGGTAAACAGCAACCGCGACGTCTATGTCATCGATGAAGACAGCCACCATGTGTTGAAACTCGCGGCCGGCATCGAACCCCCGGTCGAGCTCCCGTTCGGCAGCCTTGGCGATGCGCATGGTTTGGCAGTGGACCGCAGCGACAGCGTCTATGTCGTCGACTATGACAATGCCAAAGTGTTGAAACTGCCCCCAGGCGCAGATACCCCTACCGAACTGCCGTTCGTCGGGCTCGACCACCCCTATGATGTGGCGGTGGACGGTGCTGGCACCGTCTACGTGACCGACAGCGGCCACAATCGCGTGGTGGCGTTGACCGCGGGGTCGGCCACGCCGGTGCACCTCCCATTCGCCGATCTCAGCTTTCCCGCCGGTGTGACGGTGGACCGCGACGATAGCGTCTATGTGGCCGATCTGAACAACAATCGGGTGCTGAAGCTGGCGGCCGGCTCGAATGCGCAGTCGCAGCTGCCGTTCACCGGACTCTTCTCCCCAACTGATGTGGCGGTGGACAACGACGGCGCCGTCTACGTGATCGACTTTTACAACCGGATGTTAAAACTGCCGACGGCTTAA
- a CDS encoding hypothetical protein (This region is a possible MT-complex-specific genomic island (See Becq et al., 2007 PMID:17545187).): MMLDRLRQGGYWLVRGKINLIDRAFTSCRIESFADLGAVWGVEGAYTFRALDKYPVKEAVLVDGRITPTVAARANSYPQLRVIEGNFGDQEIADKVGNVDALFLFDVLLHQVSPDWDTILDMYAKNVRCLLIYNQQWIGSTTTVRLLDLGEKHYFRNVPHSKLNKAYRDLFQKLDKKHPDHDKPWRDIPDIWQWGITDADLESKASELGFKLLYKEDCRGFGWLPNIQNRAFLFARQ; this comes from the coding sequence ATGATGTTGGATCGGTTACGACAGGGTGGCTATTGGCTCGTTAGAGGCAAAATCAACCTGATAGATCGGGCTTTCACATCATGTCGCATAGAGTCGTTCGCGGATCTCGGTGCCGTTTGGGGAGTGGAAGGCGCCTATACATTTCGCGCCCTGGATAAGTACCCGGTAAAAGAGGCAGTATTGGTCGATGGCCGCATAACTCCAACAGTCGCGGCCCGTGCAAATTCATATCCGCAACTTCGCGTTATTGAGGGGAACTTCGGAGACCAGGAGATTGCCGATAAAGTCGGTAATGTCGACGCCCTCTTCCTATTCGATGTGCTGCTGCACCAAGTGTCGCCTGATTGGGACACTATCCTGGATATGTACGCAAAGAATGTACGTTGTTTGCTGATTTATAATCAACAATGGATAGGTTCAACAACCACAGTTAGATTGTTGGATCTGGGTGAAAAGCACTACTTTCGTAACGTCCCGCACAGCAAACTTAACAAGGCTTATAGAGATCTCTTTCAAAAACTCGATAAAAAGCACCCGGATCATGACAAGCCGTGGCGCGATATACCAGACATCTGGCAATGGGGTATCACCGACGCTGATCTCGAATCAAAAGCTTCTGAACTCGGTTTCAAGCTGCTCTACAAGGAGGATTGCCGCGGATTTGGCTGGCTGCCCAATATTCAGAATCGGGCCTTTCTTTTTGCGCGACAATAA
- the hsaE gene encoding hydratase (hydratase, 2-oxo-hepta-3-ene-1,7-dioate hydratase or 2-keto-4-pentenoate hydratase) — protein sequence MLRDATRDELAADLAQAERSRDPIGQLTAAHPEIDVVDAYEIQLINIRQRVAEGARVVGHKVGLSSPIMQQMMGVDEPDYGHLLDDMQVFEDTPVQASRYLSPRVEVEVGFILAADLPGAGCTEDDVLAATEALVPAIELIDTRIKDWQIKICDTIADNASAAGFVLGAARVPPADLDVRAIDAKLTRNGEVVAEGRSDAVLGNPATAVAWLAGKVESFGVRLRKGDIVLPGSCTFAVEARAGDEFVADFTGLGLVRLSFE from the coding sequence ATGCTCCGTGATGCCACCCGTGATGAGCTGGCCGCCGACCTAGCACAAGCCGAGCGAAGCCGCGACCCGATCGGTCAACTGACCGCCGCCCATCCCGAGATCGATGTCGTCGACGCCTACGAGATCCAGTTGATCAACATCCGGCAGCGGGTGGCCGAGGGTGCCCGCGTGGTGGGTCATAAGGTCGGGCTGTCGTCGCCGATCATGCAGCAGATGATGGGGGTTGACGAACCAGACTACGGACACCTGCTCGACGACATGCAGGTGTTCGAAGACACGCCGGTCCAGGCGTCCCGGTACCTGTCTCCGCGGGTTGAGGTGGAGGTGGGCTTCATCCTGGCCGCCGACCTACCGGGTGCGGGCTGCACCGAGGACGACGTGCTGGCGGCCACCGAGGCCCTGGTGCCCGCCATCGAGCTGATCGACACCAGGATCAAGGATTGGCAGATCAAGATCTGCGACACCATCGCCGACAACGCCTCGGCGGCGGGCTTCGTGTTGGGCGCGGCCCGGGTGCCGCCGGCCGATCTTGACGTCAGGGCGATCGATGCGAAGCTGACCCGCAACGGCGAGGTGGTGGCCGAGGGCCGCAGTGATGCGGTGTTGGGTAACCCGGCGACCGCGGTGGCTTGGCTGGCCGGCAAGGTCGAGAGTTTCGGCGTGCGGCTGCGCAAAGGCGACATCGTGTTACCCGGGTCATGCACGTTCGCGGTCGAGGCGCGGGCCGGCGACGAGTTTGTCGCCGACTTCACCGGGCTGGGTTTGGTCCGGTTGTCGTTCGAATAA
- the PPE62 gene encoding PPE family protein PPE62 (Member of the Mycobacterium tuberculosis PPE protein family) yields the protein MNYAVLPPELNSLRMFTGAGSAPMLAAAVAWDGLAAELGSAASSFGSVTSDLASQAWQGPAAAAMAAAAAPYAGWLSAAAARAAGAAAQAKAVASAFEAARAATVHPLLVAANRNAFAQLVMSNWFGLNAPLIAAVEGAYEQMWAADVAAMVGYHSGASAAAEQLVPFQQALQQLPNLGIGNIGNANLGGGNTGDLNTGNGNIGNTNLGSGNRGDANLGSGNIGNSNVGGGNVGNGNFGSGNGRAGLPGSGNVGNGNLGNSNLGSGNTGNSNVGFGNTGNNNVGTGNAGSGNIGAGNTGSSNWGFGNNGIGNIGFGNTGNGNIGFGLTGNNQVGIGGLNSGSGNIGLFNSGTNNVGFFNSGNGNLGIGNSSDANVGIGNSGATVGPFVAGHNTGFGNSGSLNTGMGNAGGVNTGFGNGGAINLGFGNSGQLNAGSFNAGSINTGNFNSGQGNTGDFNAGVRNTGWSNSGLTNTGAFNAGSLNTGFGAVGTGSGPNSGFGNAGTNNSGFFNTGVGSSGFQNGGSNNSGLQNAVGTVIAAGFGNTGAQTVGIANSGVLNSGFFNSGVHNSGGFNSENQRSGFGN from the coding sequence ATGAACTATGCGGTATTGCCGCCGGAGCTTAATTCGTTGCGGATGTTCACGGGTGCAGGTTCGGCGCCGATGTTGGCGGCGGCGGTGGCCTGGGACGGGCTGGCCGCAGAGTTGGGGTCCGCGGCGTCCTCGTTTGGGTCGGTGACCTCGGACTTGGCAAGTCAGGCGTGGCAGGGGCCGGCGGCGGCGGCGATGGCGGCGGCGGCGGCACCGTATGCGGGATGGTTGAGCGCTGCGGCGGCCCGGGCCGCGGGGGCGGCGGCCCAGGCCAAGGCGGTGGCCAGCGCGTTCGAGGCGGCACGGGCGGCGACGGTGCACCCTTTGCTGGTGGCGGCCAACCGCAATGCGTTTGCGCAGTTGGTGATGTCGAATTGGTTCGGGCTGAACGCGCCGCTGATTGCGGCCGTTGAGGGCGCCTACGAACAGATGTGGGCCGCGGATGTGGCCGCGATGGTGGGCTACCACTCCGGGGCCTCGGCGGCGGCCGAGCAGTTGGTGCCCTTTCAGCAGGCGCTGCAGCAGCTGCCGAACCTGGGTATCGGCAATATCGGCAACGCCAACCTGGGCGGCGGCAACACCGGCGACCTGAACACCGGCAACGGCAACATCGGTAACACCAACCTGGGCAGCGGGAACCGGGGTGACGCGAACCTGGGCAGCGGCAACATCGGCAACTCCAACGTGGGCGGCGGGAACGTCGGCAACGGCAACTTCGGCAGCGGCAACGGGAGGGCGGGACTTCCAGGCAGTGGGAACGTCGGCAACGGGAACCTCGGCAACAGCAACCTGGGCAGCGGCAATACCGGCAACTCCAACGTCGGGTTCGGGAATACCGGCAACAACAACGTCGGCACCGGAAACGCCGGCAGCGGCAACATCGGCGCCGGGAACACCGGCAGCAGCAACTGGGGCTTCGGCAACAACGGCATTGGCAACATCGGTTTCGGCAACACCGGCAACGGCAACATCGGCTTCGGGCTCACCGGCAACAACCAGGTGGGCATCGGTGGGCTGAACTCGGGCAGCGGAAACATCGGCTTGTTCAACTCGGGCACCAACAACGTCGGTTTCTTCAACTCCGGCAACGGCAACCTGGGTATCGGCAACTCCAGCGACGCGAATGTGGGCATCGGAAACTCGGGGGCCACCGTGGGCCCGTTCGTGGCGGGCCATAACACCGGTTTCGGGAACTCGGGTTCGCTCAACACGGGCATGGGAAACGCCGGGGGCGTGAATACCGGTTTCGGAAACGGCGGCGCAATAAACCTCGGCTTCGGGAACTCGGGCCAGTTGAATGCGGGCAGCTTCAACGCGGGCAGCATCAACACGGGCAACTTCAATTCCGGACAAGGCAATACCGGTGATTTCAACGCCGGCGTCAGAAATACCGGCTGGTCAAACTCGGGCCTCACTAACACCGGCGCCTTCAACGCGGGTTCGCTCAACACCGGGTTCGGCGCCGTCGGCACCGGCTCCGGCCCGAACTCGGGTTTCGGCAACGCCGGCACGAACAACTCGGGCTTCTTCAACACGGGCGTTGGCAGCTCGGGGTTCCAGAACGGGGGCAGCAACAACTCGGGCCTGCAAAACGCGGTCGGCACCGTCATCGCGGCGGGTTTCGGAAACACCGGCGCCCAAACGGTGGGTATCGCAAACTCGGGCGTCTTAAACTCCGGATTCTTCAACTCGGGCGTCCACAACTCGGGCGGCTTCAACAGCGAGAACCAGCGGTCGGGGTTCGGGAACTGA
- the kshA gene encoding 3-ketosteroid-9-alpha-monooxygenase oxygenase subunit, translating to MSTDTSGVGVREIDAGALPTRYARGWHCLGVAKDYLEGKPHGVEAFGTKLVVFADSHGDLKVLDGYCRHMGGDLSEGTVKGDEVACPFHDWRWGGDGRCKLVPYARRTPRMARTRSWTTDVRSGLLFVWHDHEGNPPDPAVRIPEIPEAASDEWTDWRWNRILIEGSNCRDIIDNVTDMAHFFYIHFGLPTYFKNVFEGHIASQYLHNVGRPDVDDLGTSYGEAHLDSEASYFGPSFMINWLHNRYGNYKSESILINCHYPVTQNSFVLQWGVIVEKPKGMSEEMTDKLSRVFTEGVSKGFLQDVEIWKHKTRIDNPLLVEEDGAVYQLRRWYEQFYVDVADIKPEMVERFEIEVDTKRANEFWNAEVEKNLKSREVSDDVPAEQH from the coding sequence GTGAGTACCGACACGAGTGGGGTCGGTGTTCGGGAGATCGATGCCGGCGCCTTGCCGACCAGGTATGCGCGTGGCTGGCATTGCCTGGGCGTCGCGAAGGACTATTTGGAAGGGAAGCCACACGGGGTAGAGGCGTTCGGCACCAAGCTGGTTGTGTTCGCTGATTCCCACGGGGACCTGAAAGTCCTCGACGGCTACTGCCGGCACATGGGCGGCGACCTGTCCGAGGGCACCGTCAAAGGCGACGAGGTCGCTTGCCCGTTCCACGACTGGCGCTGGGGTGGCGACGGCCGCTGCAAATTGGTGCCGTATGCCAGGCGCACACCCAGAATGGCGCGCACTCGGTCGTGGACGACCGATGTGCGCAGCGGGCTGCTGTTTGTCTGGCACGACCATGAGGGCAATCCACCCGACCCCGCGGTCCGGATCCCCGAGATTCCCGAGGCGGCCAGCGACGAGTGGACCGACTGGCGGTGGAACCGCATCCTCATCGAAGGGTCCAACTGCCGCGACATCATCGACAACGTCACCGATATGGCGCACTTCTTCTACATCCACTTCGGTTTGCCGACGTACTTCAAGAACGTCTTCGAGGGCCACATCGCCTCGCAGTATCTGCACAACGTGGGCCGGCCCGATGTCGACGATCTGGGGACGTCTTACGGTGAGGCGCATCTGGATTCGGAGGCGTCTTACTTCGGGCCGTCGTTCATGATCAACTGGCTGCACAACCGCTACGGCAACTACAAGTCCGAGTCGATCCTGATCAACTGCCACTACCCGGTGACCCAGAACTCGTTCGTCCTGCAATGGGGCGTCATCGTCGAAAAGCCCAAGGGTATGAGCGAAGAGATGACCGACAAGTTGTCGCGGGTGTTCACCGAGGGCGTCAGCAAGGGCTTCTTGCAGGATGTCGAGATCTGGAAGCACAAGACCCGCATCGACAACCCGCTGCTGGTTGAAGAGGACGGCGCCGTGTATCAGCTGCGCCGCTGGTATGAACAGTTTTATGTCGACGTAGCCGACATAAAACCAGAGATGGTGGAGCGCTTCGAGATCGAGGTCGACACCAAGCGCGCCAACGAGTTCTGGAATGCCGAGGTAGAGAAGAACTTGAAATCGAGAGAAGTTTCCGACGACGTGCCCGCCGAGCAACACTGA
- the hsaF gene encoding 4-hydroxy-2-oxovalerate aldolase has product MTDMWDVRITDTSLRDGSHHKRHQFTKDEVGAIVAALDAAGVPVIEVTHGDGLGGSSFNYGFSKTPEQELIKLAAATAKEARIAFLMLPGVGTKDDIKEARDNGGSICRIATHCTEADVSIQHFGLARELGLETVGFLMMAHTIAPEKLAAQARIMADAGCQCVYVVDSAGALVLDGVADRVSALVAELGEDAQVGFHGHENLGLGVANSVAAVRAGAKQIDGSCRRFGAGAGNAPVEALIGVFDKIGVKTGIDFFDIADAAEDVVRPAMPAECLLDRNALIMGYSGVYSSFLKHAVRQAERYGVPASALLHRAGQRKLIGGQEDQLIDIALEIKRELDSGAAVTH; this is encoded by the coding sequence ATGACCGATATGTGGGACGTCCGCATCACGGACACCTCGCTGCGGGATGGGTCGCACCACAAACGCCACCAATTCACCAAGGACGAGGTCGGTGCCATCGTGGCCGCCCTAGACGCCGCTGGCGTGCCGGTGATCGAGGTGACCCACGGCGACGGCCTGGGCGGCTCATCGTTCAACTATGGCTTCTCGAAAACCCCTGAGCAGGAGCTGATCAAGCTGGCCGCGGCGACCGCGAAAGAGGCCCGGATCGCGTTTTTGATGTTGCCCGGTGTGGGCACCAAGGACGACATCAAAGAGGCGCGGGACAACGGCGGGTCGATCTGCCGGATCGCCACCCACTGCACCGAGGCCGACGTGTCGATCCAGCATTTCGGGCTGGCCCGCGAACTGGGTCTGGAAACCGTCGGGTTTTTGATGATGGCCCACACCATTGCGCCGGAGAAACTGGCCGCCCAGGCCCGCATCATGGCCGACGCCGGCTGCCAGTGTGTCTACGTCGTCGACTCCGCCGGTGCCCTGGTGCTCGACGGCGTGGCCGACCGGGTGTCGGCCCTGGTCGCCGAGCTCGGCGAAGACGCCCAGGTGGGCTTTCATGGGCACGAGAACCTCGGTCTCGGGGTGGCCAATTCGGTGGCGGCGGTGCGCGCGGGCGCCAAGCAGATCGACGGGTCCTGCCGGCGTTTCGGCGCCGGGGCGGGTAACGCGCCGGTCGAGGCGCTGATCGGGGTGTTCGACAAGATCGGCGTCAAGACCGGCATTGATTTCTTCGACATTGCCGACGCCGCCGAGGACGTGGTGCGCCCGGCCATGCCGGCCGAATGTCTGCTCGACCGCAACGCGTTGATCATGGGGTATTCCGGGGTCTACTCCAGCTTCCTCAAGCATGCGGTCCGCCAGGCCGAGCGCTACGGCGTGCCGGCGTCGGCGCTGTTGCACCGGGCCGGTCAGCGCAAGCTCATCGGTGGCCAGGAAGACCAGCTCATCGACATCGCGCTGGAAATCAAACGCGAGCTGGATAGCGGTGCGGCCGTAACGCATTGA